From Aspergillus luchuensis IFO 4308 DNA, chromosome 2, nearly complete sequence:
CCGGGCATAGAGCTATTGCCCGCTTCATGATTCGAACAGCCAAGTTGGGATCAGGTAGCGGATCCCACTGGTTCTTTTGATACGAACCTCCAATGACAGTTCCACCACCCGCTGCACGGGTCATCATGTAAACgacctcatcctcgccgtcgTCAGTGCCGGAAATAGACACCATCTTACCAGGGTCATTACGCACGACGACAATCTGGCCGCGTGCAGGGTAGAGCTTGTCATCGAGCACACCGCCCAACTTCTTGGACGAGAGTCCGGTGCAATTGACGACCACATCGGCCTTTTGGCCGGTGTGGTGGCCATTTGCTGCATCTGCTACGTGCTTGAGAACGGCTCGTTTGAAGACGACGCCGTTTTTCCGGCATTGGCCGACTAGCCAGGGTAGGTAGACGGCGGTGTTGATGCACACTGATGTAAATTTGGATGCGTTGTCGATGCCGGGGGCTAGCTGGTCGGCGGGGATATCTTGGAACTTGATGATGTTAGGAGAGTGTTTGGTGATAGTGAGTACATGTGTTTACTCACGTCAGGAACAACTTCCATATACCATGGGTCTTTCTGCACCAATTCAGAGAACCATTCTCCGGTTGCTGATCCCTGATCCTTTGTACGGTTGTAAACAATGGTTTCTGATGGGGTATGCTTAGTAGAGTTCTCTGATGAGAGGCTTGCAGCGTACCTTGGAAATGGATGCCCGCTTCGGGATGGTTCTTCGTGAGCTCCCTCAGGGTGGGCCAGGTGTTTCGTTCCCATCGCTCATGATCGCTTCCCGCCTTGCCCACACTTTGAGATGAGAAGCTCTTGCATTAGTCTTTGATACAGGTAGTGAGATGCACAGCTGAGGGCCTACCCTTGGAGGACATACGGAAGATAGTTGGCGCCAGCCCAGGGAGAAGTATATTCGATGTCGTAGTCACCGGGCATGTGCTTGGCTAGAACAGTAATGCTGTTAGAGGCATCTTGGGACAGCAGATATGCGGTGGTGAGACCGGAGACTCCAGCCCTGGTGATTCTCGAAATCAGCATACGCGACATGTGAGCTTGCGGGGAAGTAGTTCTTACCCCAGGATAACAATGCGGTTGTTCGCCATCTTGCGTTCGGCAATGGATTAGATATTCTTGGTAAAATGGTTCGCAAAAGACTCCAATGGCATCGACAGGCTTATAAGCAAGCACCCAGACATGAAGATAAAGAGATAGGAATAAGCATGAGTCAAGCCAAGAGAGGGGATGTTGAGACACGATCCCCGTCAGTCAAGTTAGTTATCGGAGGCCGATCCCGCCATTCTGATAAGACTTCGActcctctttttctgtcTTTTGCTCGGACCTCATTCGGCGATTACAGGTAAGGTACGGGCGGCTTCCGGTAACCACTAATGTATAATTGGTGTATATACGGTACAAAGTACCTAACGGAACGCGTCCCGACCGCGGCTTACCATACGGACCGGTCGACACAGCCTTGCCCGGCGGTAAGTATAGGGCAGGATCGAGGACCCTGAATAAATTGTGACTAA
This genomic window contains:
- a CDS encoding FAD-dependent oxidoreductase (COG:E;~EggNog:ENOG410PH6Z;~InterPro:IPR023209,IPR006076,IPR006181;~PFAM:PF01266;~go_function: GO:0003884 - D-amino-acid oxidase activity [Evidence IEA];~go_function: GO:0016491 - oxidoreductase activity [Evidence IEA];~go_function: GO:0071949 - FAD binding [Evidence IEA];~go_process: GO:0046416 - D-amino acid metabolic process [Evidence IEA];~go_process: GO:0055114 - oxidation-reduction process [Evidence IEA]), which translates into the protein MANNRIVILGAGVSGLTTAYLLSQDASNSITVLAKHMPGDYDIEYTSPWAGANYLPVGKAGSDHERWERNTWPTLRELTKNHPEAGIHFQETIVYNRTKDQGSATGEWFSELVQKDPWYMEVVPDFQDIPADQLAPGIDNASKFTSVCINTAVYLPWLVGQCRKNGVVFKRAVLKHVADAANGHHTGQKADVVVNCTGLSSKKLGGVLDDKLYPARGQIVVVRNDPGKMVSISGTDDGEDEVVYMMTRAAGGGTVIGGSYQKNQWDPLPDPNLAVRIMKRAIALCPELVEKGQGIEGLDIIRHGVGLRPLREGGPRIEAEKVDGVSVVHNYGHGGFGYQASFGCAEDAVKLVQETLRRKDKAKL